In Rhipicephalus microplus isolate Deutch F79 chromosome 7, USDA_Rmic, whole genome shotgun sequence, one genomic interval encodes:
- the LOC142767203 gene encoding plancitoxin-1-like, translating into MNCFRLTCVLLTLASLTTLSHAATSCKNDKNADVDWFFMYKLPRGAQDKHKVSIPSGDEYVYIDSTTPTSTPYWKLSTHTIFNGSNALANTIAPLTAKQKPKNLAYVVYNDQPPIHLEDKTSSNGHTKGLFIFDEESGVWIIHSVPKFPEMLHHGFYTFPTNGREFGQTMLCVTFPTSQLETIATHLRLQYPNIYDSYAPASLRKGRPALNLLLNRKFIREAPWILTASLKDVSNNPYISFAKHGRYNRDVYSAAVASNLESNLFASTWRNGAGGKVPADCNYTYTVANVEALRLNMGKQQLQIKNGEDHSKWAISEETAKRFVCIGTLNRMHSQYRRGGQTLCFKNALLHKLLMRSVSEFDSCVI; encoded by the exons GTTTTTCATGTACAAGCTGCCTAGAGGAGCTCAAGATAAGCACAAGGTAAGCATTCCCAGTGGCGACGAATATGTGTACATCGACTCCACGACGCCAACATCCACACCTTATTGGAAGCTGTCTACGCACACCATCTTCAATGGAAGCAACGCACTGGCCAACACAATCGCTCCACTCACAGCAAAGCAGAAACCAAAG AACCTGGCGTACGTTGTCTACAACGACCAGCCGCCCATTCACCTGGAAGACAAAACGTCAAGCAACGGACACACTAAAG GCCTCTTCATCTTCGACGAGGAGTCCGGAGTGTGGATCATTCACAGTGTACCCAAATTTCCTGAGATGCTCCACCACGGCTTCTACACGTTTCCAACCAACGGACGCGAGTTCGGCCAGACAATGCTGTGTGTCACCTTCCCCACTAGTCAGCTGGAAACTATCG CCACGCACTTGCGACTGCAGTACCCCAACATCTACGACAGCTACGCGCCGGCGTCGCTTCGCAAGGGTCGGCCCGCCCTGAATCTTCTGCTGAATCGCAAGTTCATTCGCGAGGCACCGTGGATACTGACTGCTTCACTCAAGGACGTCTCGAACAACCCTTACATCAGCTTCGCCAAGCACGGCCGCTACAACAGAG ACGTCTACTCTGCCGCCGTCGCCAGCAATCTGGAGTCCAACTTATTCGCTTCTACATGGCGCAACGGGGCTGGTGGCAAAGTGCCCGCCGACTGCAACTACACCTACACCGTCGCGAACGTTGAGGCGCTGCGCTTAAATATGGGCAAGCAGCAGCTTCAAATTAAGAATGGCGAGGACCACAGCAAGTGGGCCATTTCCGAGGAGACGGCCAAGCGATTCGTGTGCATCGGTACTCTCAACCGCATG CATTCCCAGTACCGAAGAGGAGGACAGACGCTGTGCTTCAAGAACGCCCTGCTTCACAAGCTGCTTATGAGGAGCGTGAGCGAGTTCGATAGCTGCGTCATATGA